From the genome of Camelus bactrianus isolate YW-2024 breed Bactrian camel chromosome 33, ASM4877302v1, whole genome shotgun sequence, one region includes:
- the ZBTB44 gene encoding zinc finger and BTB domain-containing protein 44 isoform X3, protein MGVKTFTHSSSSHSQEMLGKLNMLRNDGHFCDITIRVQDKVFRAHKVVLAACSDFFRTKLVGQAEDDNKNVLDLHHVTVTGFIPLLEYAYTATLSINTENIIDVLAAASYMQMFSVASTCSEFMKSSILWNTPNSQPEKSLDAGQENNSNCNFTSRDGSISPVSSECSVVERTIPVCRESRRKRKSYIVMSPESPVKCSTQTSSPQVLNSSAPYSENRNQPVDSSLAFPWTFPFGIDRRIQPDKVKPAENTRTLELPGPSETGRRMAEYVTCESTKTTLPLGTEEDVRVKVERLSDEEVHEEVSQPVSASQSSLSDQQTVPGSEQVQEDLLISPQSSSIGSVDEGVTEGLPTLQSTSSTNAHTEDDDRTERPGPNGPDRPFQCPTCGVRFTRIQNLKQHMLIHSGIKPFQCDRCGKKFTRAYSLKMHRLKHEGKRCFRCQICSATFTSFGEYKHHMRVSRHIIRKPRIYECKTCGAMFTNSGNLIVHLRSLNHEASELANYFQSSDFLVPDYLNQEPEDTLVQYDLGEHSFESSSSVQMPVISQVSSTQNCESSFPLGSLGELAEKEEEMPDQPKTSVCAEATRDDPPKSELSSITIE, encoded by the exons atggGTGTGAAAACATTTACTCATAGTTCCTCTTCCCACAGCCAGGAAATGCTTGGAAAGCTAAATATGCTGCGAAATGATGGCCATTTCTGTGATATCACTATCCGCGTCCAGGACAAAGTCTTCCGGGCACATAAGGTGGTGCTAGCAGCTTGCAGTGACTTCTTTCGCACCAAACTTGTAGGCCAGGCAGAGGATGACAACAAGAATGTGTTGGATCTGCATCATGTTACAGTGACTGGCTTTATACCCCTTTTAGAATATGCTTACACAGCCACTCTGTCAATTAACACAGAAAATATCATTGATGTTCTAGCTGCAGCCAGCTATATGCAGATGTTCAGTGTTGCTAGCACCTGCTCAGAGTTCATGAAATCAAGCATTTTATGGAATACACCCAATAGCCAACCAGAAAAGAGTCTAGATGCTGGACAAGAAAATAACTCCAACTGCAATTTTACTTCTCGAGATGGAAGCATTTCTCCAGTGTCTTCAGAGTGCAGTGTGGTAGAAAGAACCATTCCTGTCTGCCGAGAATCCCGGAGAAAGCGCAAAAGCTACATTGTGATGTCTCCTGAAAGTCCTGTAAAGTGTAGCACACAAACAAGTTCTCCCCAGGTATTGAATTCTTCAGCTCCCTACTCAGAAAATAGAAATCAACCAGTTGACTCTTCTCTAGCTTTTCCCTGGACTTTCCCTTTTGGAATTGATCGAAGGATTCAGCCTGATAAGGTTAAGCCAGCAGAAAATACCCGGACTTTAGAATTACCTGGCCCATCTGAGACAGGTAGAAGAATGGCTGAATATGTGACTTGTGAGAGCACAAAGACTACCTTGCCTCTGGGTACTGAGGAAGATGTCCGGGTCAAAGTAGAAAGGTTAAGTGATGAGGAGGTCCATGAGGAAGTATCCCAGCCTGTCAGTGCCTCTCAGAGTTCACTGAGTGATCAGCAGACAGTGCCAGGAAGTGAGCAAGTCCAAGAGGACCTTCTGATTAGTCCGCAGTCTTCCTCTATAG GCTCAGTAGATGAAGGCGTTACTGAAGGCTTACCTACACTTCAGAGCACTTCCAGCACTAATGCTCACACAGAGGATGATGACCG CACAGAACGACCAGGTCCAAATGGTCCAGACAGACCTTTTCAGTGTCCCACCTGTGGGGTGCGATTCACCCGTATTCAGAACCTGAAACAGCACATGCTCATCCACTCAG gaATTAAACCATTTCAGTGTGACCGCTGTGGGAAAAAGTTCACCAGGGCTTACTCGCTAAAGATGCATCGCCTAAAGCATGAAGGTAAACGCTGTTTCCGGTGCCAGATATGTAGTGCCACTTTCACTTCCTTCGGGGAATATAAACACCACATGAGGGTTTCCCGGCACATTATCCGCAAGCCTCGGATTTACGAGTGCAAAACATGTGGCGCCATGTTCACCAACTCTGGGAATTTAATCGTGCACCTGAGGAGTCTGAACCATGAAGCGTCAGAGCTAGCAAACTACTTCCAGAGCAG TGATTTCCTAGTACCGGACTACTTAAACCAGGAGCCGGAAGATACCCTTGTTCAATATGACCTTGGAGAACACAGTTTTGAAAGCAGCTCCTCTGTTCAGATGCCTGTGATTTCACAGGTCTCCTCGACCCAGAATTGTGAAAGCAGTTTTCCTTTGGGGTCTCTTGGTGAGCtggcagaaaaagaggaagaaatgccaGACCAGCCAAAGACCAGTGTTTGTGCCGAGGCAACCAGAGATGACCCCCCAAAATCAGAGCTGTCTTCTATAACTATTGAGTAA
- the ZBTB44 gene encoding zinc finger and BTB domain-containing protein 44 isoform X2: MGVKTFTHSSSSHSQEMLGKLNMLRNDGHFCDITIRVQDKVFRAHKVVLAACSDFFRTKLVGQAEDDNKNVLDLHHVTVTGFIPLLEYAYTATLSINTENIIDVLAAASYMQMFSVASTCSEFMKSSILWNTPNSQPEKSLDAGQENNSNCNFTSRDGSISPVSSECSVVERTIPVCRESRRKRKSYIVMSPESPVKCSTQTSSPQVLNSSAPYSENRNQPVDSSLAFPWTFPFGIDRRIQPDKVKPAENTRTLELPGPSETGRRMAEYVTCESTKTTLPLGTEEDVRVKVERLSDEEVHEEVSQPVSASQSSLSDQQTVPGSEQVQEDLLISPQSSSIGSVDEGVTEGLPTLQSTSSTNAHTEDDDRSTERPGPNGPDRPFQCPTCGVRFTRIQNLKQHMLIHSGIKPFQCDRCGKKFTRAYSLKMHRLKHEGKRCFRCQICSATFTSFGEYKHHMRVSRHIIRKPRIYECKTCGAMFTNSGNLIVHLRSLNHEASELANYFQSSDFLVPDYLNQEPEDTLVQYDLGEHSFESSSSVQMPVISQVSSTQNCESSFPLGSLGELAEKEEEMPDQPKTSVCAEATRDDPPKSELSSITIE, encoded by the exons atggGTGTGAAAACATTTACTCATAGTTCCTCTTCCCACAGCCAGGAAATGCTTGGAAAGCTAAATATGCTGCGAAATGATGGCCATTTCTGTGATATCACTATCCGCGTCCAGGACAAAGTCTTCCGGGCACATAAGGTGGTGCTAGCAGCTTGCAGTGACTTCTTTCGCACCAAACTTGTAGGCCAGGCAGAGGATGACAACAAGAATGTGTTGGATCTGCATCATGTTACAGTGACTGGCTTTATACCCCTTTTAGAATATGCTTACACAGCCACTCTGTCAATTAACACAGAAAATATCATTGATGTTCTAGCTGCAGCCAGCTATATGCAGATGTTCAGTGTTGCTAGCACCTGCTCAGAGTTCATGAAATCAAGCATTTTATGGAATACACCCAATAGCCAACCAGAAAAGAGTCTAGATGCTGGACAAGAAAATAACTCCAACTGCAATTTTACTTCTCGAGATGGAAGCATTTCTCCAGTGTCTTCAGAGTGCAGTGTGGTAGAAAGAACCATTCCTGTCTGCCGAGAATCCCGGAGAAAGCGCAAAAGCTACATTGTGATGTCTCCTGAAAGTCCTGTAAAGTGTAGCACACAAACAAGTTCTCCCCAGGTATTGAATTCTTCAGCTCCCTACTCAGAAAATAGAAATCAACCAGTTGACTCTTCTCTAGCTTTTCCCTGGACTTTCCCTTTTGGAATTGATCGAAGGATTCAGCCTGATAAGGTTAAGCCAGCAGAAAATACCCGGACTTTAGAATTACCTGGCCCATCTGAGACAGGTAGAAGAATGGCTGAATATGTGACTTGTGAGAGCACAAAGACTACCTTGCCTCTGGGTACTGAGGAAGATGTCCGGGTCAAAGTAGAAAGGTTAAGTGATGAGGAGGTCCATGAGGAAGTATCCCAGCCTGTCAGTGCCTCTCAGAGTTCACTGAGTGATCAGCAGACAGTGCCAGGAAGTGAGCAAGTCCAAGAGGACCTTCTGATTAGTCCGCAGTCTTCCTCTATAG GCTCAGTAGATGAAGGCGTTACTGAAGGCTTACCTACACTTCAGAGCACTTCCAGCACTAATGCTCACACAGAGGATGATGACCG CAGCACAGAACGACCAGGTCCAAATGGTCCAGACAGACCTTTTCAGTGTCCCACCTGTGGGGTGCGATTCACCCGTATTCAGAACCTGAAACAGCACATGCTCATCCACTCAG gaATTAAACCATTTCAGTGTGACCGCTGTGGGAAAAAGTTCACCAGGGCTTACTCGCTAAAGATGCATCGCCTAAAGCATGAAGGTAAACGCTGTTTCCGGTGCCAGATATGTAGTGCCACTTTCACTTCCTTCGGGGAATATAAACACCACATGAGGGTTTCCCGGCACATTATCCGCAAGCCTCGGATTTACGAGTGCAAAACATGTGGCGCCATGTTCACCAACTCTGGGAATTTAATCGTGCACCTGAGGAGTCTGAACCATGAAGCGTCAGAGCTAGCAAACTACTTCCAGAGCAG TGATTTCCTAGTACCGGACTACTTAAACCAGGAGCCGGAAGATACCCTTGTTCAATATGACCTTGGAGAACACAGTTTTGAAAGCAGCTCCTCTGTTCAGATGCCTGTGATTTCACAGGTCTCCTCGACCCAGAATTGTGAAAGCAGTTTTCCTTTGGGGTCTCTTGGTGAGCtggcagaaaaagaggaagaaatgccaGACCAGCCAAAGACCAGTGTTTGTGCCGAGGCAACCAGAGATGACCCCCCAAAATCAGAGCTGTCTTCTATAACTATTGAGTAA
- the ZBTB44 gene encoding zinc finger and BTB domain-containing protein 44 isoform X1 yields the protein MGVKTFTHSSSSHSQEMLGKLNMLRNDGHFCDITIRVQDKVFRAHKVVLAACSDFFRTKLVGQAEDDNKNVLDLHHVTVTGFIPLLEYAYTATLSINTENIIDVLAAASYMQMFSVASTCSEFMKSSILWNTPNSQPEKSLDAGQENNSNCNFTSRDGSISPVSSECSVVERTIPVCRESRRKRKSYIVMSPESPVKCSTQTSSPQVLNSSAPYSENRNQPVDSSLAFPWTFPFGIDRRIQPDKVKPAENTRTLELPGPSETGRRMAEYVTCESTKTTLPLGTEEDVRVKVERLSDEEVHEEVSQPVSASQSSLSDQQTVPGSEQVQEDLLISPQSSSIGSVDEGVTEGLPTLQSTSSTNAHTEDDDRLENAQYPYQLYIAPPTSSTERPGPNGPDRPFQCPTCGVRFTRIQNLKQHMLIHSGIKPFQCDRCGKKFTRAYSLKMHRLKHEGKRCFRCQICSATFTSFGEYKHHMRVSRHIIRKPRIYECKTCGAMFTNSGNLIVHLRSLNHEASELANYFQSSDFLVPDYLNQEPEDTLVQYDLGEHSFESSSSVQMPVISQVSSTQNCESSFPLGSLGELAEKEEEMPDQPKTSVCAEATRDDPPKSELSSITIE from the exons atggGTGTGAAAACATTTACTCATAGTTCCTCTTCCCACAGCCAGGAAATGCTTGGAAAGCTAAATATGCTGCGAAATGATGGCCATTTCTGTGATATCACTATCCGCGTCCAGGACAAAGTCTTCCGGGCACATAAGGTGGTGCTAGCAGCTTGCAGTGACTTCTTTCGCACCAAACTTGTAGGCCAGGCAGAGGATGACAACAAGAATGTGTTGGATCTGCATCATGTTACAGTGACTGGCTTTATACCCCTTTTAGAATATGCTTACACAGCCACTCTGTCAATTAACACAGAAAATATCATTGATGTTCTAGCTGCAGCCAGCTATATGCAGATGTTCAGTGTTGCTAGCACCTGCTCAGAGTTCATGAAATCAAGCATTTTATGGAATACACCCAATAGCCAACCAGAAAAGAGTCTAGATGCTGGACAAGAAAATAACTCCAACTGCAATTTTACTTCTCGAGATGGAAGCATTTCTCCAGTGTCTTCAGAGTGCAGTGTGGTAGAAAGAACCATTCCTGTCTGCCGAGAATCCCGGAGAAAGCGCAAAAGCTACATTGTGATGTCTCCTGAAAGTCCTGTAAAGTGTAGCACACAAACAAGTTCTCCCCAGGTATTGAATTCTTCAGCTCCCTACTCAGAAAATAGAAATCAACCAGTTGACTCTTCTCTAGCTTTTCCCTGGACTTTCCCTTTTGGAATTGATCGAAGGATTCAGCCTGATAAGGTTAAGCCAGCAGAAAATACCCGGACTTTAGAATTACCTGGCCCATCTGAGACAGGTAGAAGAATGGCTGAATATGTGACTTGTGAGAGCACAAAGACTACCTTGCCTCTGGGTACTGAGGAAGATGTCCGGGTCAAAGTAGAAAGGTTAAGTGATGAGGAGGTCCATGAGGAAGTATCCCAGCCTGTCAGTGCCTCTCAGAGTTCACTGAGTGATCAGCAGACAGTGCCAGGAAGTGAGCAAGTCCAAGAGGACCTTCTGATTAGTCCGCAGTCTTCCTCTATAG GCTCAGTAGATGAAGGCGTTACTGAAGGCTTACCTACACTTCAGAGCACTTCCAGCACTAATGCTCACACAGAGGATGATGACCG ATTGGAAAATGCTCAGTATCCCTACCAACTCTACATTGCTCCTCCCACCAGCAGCACAGAACGACCAGGTCCAAATGGTCCAGACAGACCTTTTCAGTGTCCCACCTGTGGGGTGCGATTCACCCGTATTCAGAACCTGAAACAGCACATGCTCATCCACTCAG gaATTAAACCATTTCAGTGTGACCGCTGTGGGAAAAAGTTCACCAGGGCTTACTCGCTAAAGATGCATCGCCTAAAGCATGAAGGTAAACGCTGTTTCCGGTGCCAGATATGTAGTGCCACTTTCACTTCCTTCGGGGAATATAAACACCACATGAGGGTTTCCCGGCACATTATCCGCAAGCCTCGGATTTACGAGTGCAAAACATGTGGCGCCATGTTCACCAACTCTGGGAATTTAATCGTGCACCTGAGGAGTCTGAACCATGAAGCGTCAGAGCTAGCAAACTACTTCCAGAGCAG TGATTTCCTAGTACCGGACTACTTAAACCAGGAGCCGGAAGATACCCTTGTTCAATATGACCTTGGAGAACACAGTTTTGAAAGCAGCTCCTCTGTTCAGATGCCTGTGATTTCACAGGTCTCCTCGACCCAGAATTGTGAAAGCAGTTTTCCTTTGGGGTCTCTTGGTGAGCtggcagaaaaagaggaagaaatgccaGACCAGCCAAAGACCAGTGTTTGTGCCGAGGCAACCAGAGATGACCCCCCAAAATCAGAGCTGTCTTCTATAACTATTGAGTAA
- the ZBTB44 gene encoding zinc finger and BTB domain-containing protein 44 isoform X5 yields the protein MGSVDEGVTEGLPTLQSTSSTNAHTEDDDRLENAQYPYQLYIAPPTSSTERPGPNGPDRPFQCPTCGVRFTRIQNLKQHMLIHSGIKPFQCDRCGKKFTRAYSLKMHRLKHEGKRCFRCQICSATFTSFGEYKHHMRVSRHIIRKPRIYECKTCGAMFTNSGNLIVHLRSLNHEASELANYFQSSDFLVPDYLNQEPEDTLVQYDLGEHSFESSSSVQMPVISQVSSTQNCESSFPLGSLGELAEKEEEMPDQPKTSVCAEATRDDPPKSELSSITIE from the exons ATGG GCTCAGTAGATGAAGGCGTTACTGAAGGCTTACCTACACTTCAGAGCACTTCCAGCACTAATGCTCACACAGAGGATGATGACCG ATTGGAAAATGCTCAGTATCCCTACCAACTCTACATTGCTCCTCCCACCAGCAGCACAGAACGACCAGGTCCAAATGGTCCAGACAGACCTTTTCAGTGTCCCACCTGTGGGGTGCGATTCACCCGTATTCAGAACCTGAAACAGCACATGCTCATCCACTCAG gaATTAAACCATTTCAGTGTGACCGCTGTGGGAAAAAGTTCACCAGGGCTTACTCGCTAAAGATGCATCGCCTAAAGCATGAAGGTAAACGCTGTTTCCGGTGCCAGATATGTAGTGCCACTTTCACTTCCTTCGGGGAATATAAACACCACATGAGGGTTTCCCGGCACATTATCCGCAAGCCTCGGATTTACGAGTGCAAAACATGTGGCGCCATGTTCACCAACTCTGGGAATTTAATCGTGCACCTGAGGAGTCTGAACCATGAAGCGTCAGAGCTAGCAAACTACTTCCAGAGCAG TGATTTCCTAGTACCGGACTACTTAAACCAGGAGCCGGAAGATACCCTTGTTCAATATGACCTTGGAGAACACAGTTTTGAAAGCAGCTCCTCTGTTCAGATGCCTGTGATTTCACAGGTCTCCTCGACCCAGAATTGTGAAAGCAGTTTTCCTTTGGGGTCTCTTGGTGAGCtggcagaaaaagaggaagaaatgccaGACCAGCCAAAGACCAGTGTTTGTGCCGAGGCAACCAGAGATGACCCCCCAAAATCAGAGCTGTCTTCTATAACTATTGAGTAA
- the ZBTB44 gene encoding zinc finger and BTB domain-containing protein 44 isoform X6 produces MGSVDEGVTEGLPTLQSTSSTNAHTEDDDRSTERPGPNGPDRPFQCPTCGVRFTRIQNLKQHMLIHSGIKPFQCDRCGKKFTRAYSLKMHRLKHEGKRCFRCQICSATFTSFGEYKHHMRVSRHIIRKPRIYECKTCGAMFTNSGNLIVHLRSLNHEASELANYFQSSDFLVPDYLNQEPEDTLVQYDLGEHSFESSSSVQMPVISQVSSTQNCESSFPLGSLGELAEKEEEMPDQPKTSVCAEATRDDPPKSELSSITIE; encoded by the exons ATGG GCTCAGTAGATGAAGGCGTTACTGAAGGCTTACCTACACTTCAGAGCACTTCCAGCACTAATGCTCACACAGAGGATGATGACCG CAGCACAGAACGACCAGGTCCAAATGGTCCAGACAGACCTTTTCAGTGTCCCACCTGTGGGGTGCGATTCACCCGTATTCAGAACCTGAAACAGCACATGCTCATCCACTCAG gaATTAAACCATTTCAGTGTGACCGCTGTGGGAAAAAGTTCACCAGGGCTTACTCGCTAAAGATGCATCGCCTAAAGCATGAAGGTAAACGCTGTTTCCGGTGCCAGATATGTAGTGCCACTTTCACTTCCTTCGGGGAATATAAACACCACATGAGGGTTTCCCGGCACATTATCCGCAAGCCTCGGATTTACGAGTGCAAAACATGTGGCGCCATGTTCACCAACTCTGGGAATTTAATCGTGCACCTGAGGAGTCTGAACCATGAAGCGTCAGAGCTAGCAAACTACTTCCAGAGCAG TGATTTCCTAGTACCGGACTACTTAAACCAGGAGCCGGAAGATACCCTTGTTCAATATGACCTTGGAGAACACAGTTTTGAAAGCAGCTCCTCTGTTCAGATGCCTGTGATTTCACAGGTCTCCTCGACCCAGAATTGTGAAAGCAGTTTTCCTTTGGGGTCTCTTGGTGAGCtggcagaaaaagaggaagaaatgccaGACCAGCCAAAGACCAGTGTTTGTGCCGAGGCAACCAGAGATGACCCCCCAAAATCAGAGCTGTCTTCTATAACTATTGAGTAA
- the ZBTB44 gene encoding zinc finger and BTB domain-containing protein 44 isoform X7, translating into MGSVDEGVTEGLPTLQSTSSTNAHTEDDDRTERPGPNGPDRPFQCPTCGVRFTRIQNLKQHMLIHSGIKPFQCDRCGKKFTRAYSLKMHRLKHEGKRCFRCQICSATFTSFGEYKHHMRVSRHIIRKPRIYECKTCGAMFTNSGNLIVHLRSLNHEASELANYFQSSDFLVPDYLNQEPEDTLVQYDLGEHSFESSSSVQMPVISQVSSTQNCESSFPLGSLGELAEKEEEMPDQPKTSVCAEATRDDPPKSELSSITIE; encoded by the exons ATGG GCTCAGTAGATGAAGGCGTTACTGAAGGCTTACCTACACTTCAGAGCACTTCCAGCACTAATGCTCACACAGAGGATGATGACCG CACAGAACGACCAGGTCCAAATGGTCCAGACAGACCTTTTCAGTGTCCCACCTGTGGGGTGCGATTCACCCGTATTCAGAACCTGAAACAGCACATGCTCATCCACTCAG gaATTAAACCATTTCAGTGTGACCGCTGTGGGAAAAAGTTCACCAGGGCTTACTCGCTAAAGATGCATCGCCTAAAGCATGAAGGTAAACGCTGTTTCCGGTGCCAGATATGTAGTGCCACTTTCACTTCCTTCGGGGAATATAAACACCACATGAGGGTTTCCCGGCACATTATCCGCAAGCCTCGGATTTACGAGTGCAAAACATGTGGCGCCATGTTCACCAACTCTGGGAATTTAATCGTGCACCTGAGGAGTCTGAACCATGAAGCGTCAGAGCTAGCAAACTACTTCCAGAGCAG TGATTTCCTAGTACCGGACTACTTAAACCAGGAGCCGGAAGATACCCTTGTTCAATATGACCTTGGAGAACACAGTTTTGAAAGCAGCTCCTCTGTTCAGATGCCTGTGATTTCACAGGTCTCCTCGACCCAGAATTGTGAAAGCAGTTTTCCTTTGGGGTCTCTTGGTGAGCtggcagaaaaagaggaagaaatgccaGACCAGCCAAAGACCAGTGTTTGTGCCGAGGCAACCAGAGATGACCCCCCAAAATCAGAGCTGTCTTCTATAACTATTGAGTAA
- the ZBTB44 gene encoding zinc finger and BTB domain-containing protein 44 isoform X4, translating into MGVKTFTHSSSSHSQEMLGKLNMLRNDGHFCDITIRVQDKVFRAHKVVLAACSDFFRTKLVGQAEDDNKNVLDLHHVTVTGFIPLLEYAYTATLSINTENIIDVLAAASYMQMFSVASTCSEFMKSSILWNTPNSQPEKSLDAGQENNSNCNFTSRDGSISPVSSECSVVERTIPVCRESRRKRKSYIVMSPESPVKCSTQTSSPQVLNSSAPYSENRNQPVDSSLAFPWTFPFGIDRRIQPDKVKPAENTRTLELPGPSETGRRMAEYVTCESTKTTLPLGTEEDVRVKVERLSDEEVHEEVSQPVSASQSSLSDQQTVPGSEQVQEDLLISPQSSSIGSVDEGVTEGLPTLQSTSSTNAHTEDDDRLENAQYPYQLYIAPPTSSTERPGPNGPDRPFQCPTCGVRFTRIQNLKQHMLIHSGIKPFQCDRCGKKFTRAYSLKMHRLKHEVIS; encoded by the exons atggGTGTGAAAACATTTACTCATAGTTCCTCTTCCCACAGCCAGGAAATGCTTGGAAAGCTAAATATGCTGCGAAATGATGGCCATTTCTGTGATATCACTATCCGCGTCCAGGACAAAGTCTTCCGGGCACATAAGGTGGTGCTAGCAGCTTGCAGTGACTTCTTTCGCACCAAACTTGTAGGCCAGGCAGAGGATGACAACAAGAATGTGTTGGATCTGCATCATGTTACAGTGACTGGCTTTATACCCCTTTTAGAATATGCTTACACAGCCACTCTGTCAATTAACACAGAAAATATCATTGATGTTCTAGCTGCAGCCAGCTATATGCAGATGTTCAGTGTTGCTAGCACCTGCTCAGAGTTCATGAAATCAAGCATTTTATGGAATACACCCAATAGCCAACCAGAAAAGAGTCTAGATGCTGGACAAGAAAATAACTCCAACTGCAATTTTACTTCTCGAGATGGAAGCATTTCTCCAGTGTCTTCAGAGTGCAGTGTGGTAGAAAGAACCATTCCTGTCTGCCGAGAATCCCGGAGAAAGCGCAAAAGCTACATTGTGATGTCTCCTGAAAGTCCTGTAAAGTGTAGCACACAAACAAGTTCTCCCCAGGTATTGAATTCTTCAGCTCCCTACTCAGAAAATAGAAATCAACCAGTTGACTCTTCTCTAGCTTTTCCCTGGACTTTCCCTTTTGGAATTGATCGAAGGATTCAGCCTGATAAGGTTAAGCCAGCAGAAAATACCCGGACTTTAGAATTACCTGGCCCATCTGAGACAGGTAGAAGAATGGCTGAATATGTGACTTGTGAGAGCACAAAGACTACCTTGCCTCTGGGTACTGAGGAAGATGTCCGGGTCAAAGTAGAAAGGTTAAGTGATGAGGAGGTCCATGAGGAAGTATCCCAGCCTGTCAGTGCCTCTCAGAGTTCACTGAGTGATCAGCAGACAGTGCCAGGAAGTGAGCAAGTCCAAGAGGACCTTCTGATTAGTCCGCAGTCTTCCTCTATAG GCTCAGTAGATGAAGGCGTTACTGAAGGCTTACCTACACTTCAGAGCACTTCCAGCACTAATGCTCACACAGAGGATGATGACCG ATTGGAAAATGCTCAGTATCCCTACCAACTCTACATTGCTCCTCCCACCAGCAGCACAGAACGACCAGGTCCAAATGGTCCAGACAGACCTTTTCAGTGTCCCACCTGTGGGGTGCGATTCACCCGTATTCAGAACCTGAAACAGCACATGCTCATCCACTCAG gaATTAAACCATTTCAGTGTGACCGCTGTGGGAAAAAGTTCACCAGGGCTTACTCGCTAAAGATGCATCGCCTAAAGCATGAAG TGATTTCCTAG